One genomic region from Argentina anserina chromosome 2, drPotAnse1.1, whole genome shotgun sequence encodes:
- the LOC126783145 gene encoding GATA transcription factor 5-like, whose amino-acid sequence MELCMEARALKSSLRRELAVKSTQHALMEEVWCDTAISGVPSDEFSVDDLLDFSNGEFEDGSVEEEQELEEHEEDVEEDKDSVSVDSVENSNSSYVTTESTLAGQLVVPDDDIAELEWVSHFVDDSVLELSLLHPVSKVKPETLTEKNRSEPEARYSNLSWLPSQVPVKARSKRFRPASRCRSLWNPLGDSPSTLTSCLSSPSSTSSCSSGISLSTPYLVLTNPVHNVAAFWEEPAAKKIKRKPAVQIGDEVVVVGIQRRCTHCQVQKTPQWRTGPLGPKTLCNACGVRYKSGRLFPEYRPACSPTFSGDVHSNSHRKVLEMRRIKDNGEPEPGTRQMILGF is encoded by the exons ATGGAGCTTTGCATGGAAGCCAGGGCCTTGAAGTCGAGTTTGCGCAGAGAACTGGCCGTGAAGTCGACCCAGCATGCTTTGATGGAGGAGGTTTGGTGTGATACTGCAATTTCCGGCGTACCCAGTGATGAGTTCTCAGTGGATGACCTTCTTGACTTCTCTAATGGCGAATTCGAAGATGGGTCTGTCGAGGAAGAACAAGAActtgaagaacatgaagaggATGTTGAAGAAGACAAAGACTCTGTTTCAGTGGACTCTGTTGAAAATTCCAATTCTAGCTACGTAACCACCGAGTCAACTCTGGCCGGCCAACTCGTCGTTCCG GATGATGATATAGCAGAGCTTGAATGGGTTTCTCACTTTGTTGACGACTCTGTTTTAGAGCTCTCTCTTCTGCACCCAGTTAGCAAGGTTAAGCCGGAAACTTTAACAGAGAAGAACCGGTCTGAACCGGAGGCAAGATATTCAAATCTTTCATGGCTTCCCTCACAAGTCCCAGTCAAAGCCAGAAGCAAACGTTTCAGACCGGCCAGTCGGTGTCGGTCATTGTGGAACCCACTTGGTGACTCACCGTCGACTTTAACGTCTTGCTTATCGTCTCCGTCGTCGACATCGTCTTGTTCTTCAGGGATTTCATTGTCAACGCCTTATCTTGTCCTCACCAACCCGGTTCATAACGTGGCGGCGTTTTGGGAAGAACCGGCTGCCAAGAAGATAAAGAGAAAACCGGCGGTTCAGATCGGTGATGAGGTAGTTGTAGTCGGGATTCAGAGGAGGTGCACCCATTGCCAGGTTCAGAAGACTCCTCAGTGGAGAACCGGTCCACTCGGACCCAAGACATTGTGTAATGCATGCGGGGTTCGATACAAGTCCGGCCGGCTGTTTCCGGAGTATAGACCGGCTTGTAGTCCGACCTTTTCGGGTGATGTTCACTCGAATAGTCATCGGAAAGTTTTGGAGATGAGAAGGATAAAAGATAATGGTGAGCCGGAGCCGGGGACGAGACAGATGATTCTGGGTTTTTGA